DNA sequence from the candidate division WOR-3 bacterium genome:
TACCTTTTGAAATAAAATATAATGGAAAAATAATATGTAGATCAATTATTAGAATTGATGGATTTATAATACCATCCCCTGAAGATATTGATTTTATTTTTGAGTATAATAAAAAGGAAATTGAAAAAAAGACATTAAAAGTTTTACAACTTCCTGTTAAACCAATAATTGAATCGTAATAATTAGTTTTAATAATTATTATTCTTTCCTATCAAAGTTGTAATTATATAAAGATCAATTATAAACAGTGTTTGATGATGAAGATTTATATGATGATATGTTGCGTAAAGAGGAAGGATTATAGATGATGAGAGGTGTTGTAAATCACATATTTGGTGCCTTAATGTATATAGTTACCTAATTTTTTACCACGAAGCAGAGTAAACTTCTCACGAAATTATCTTATTTGCAAAAGCAAATAAGAGATCTTACACGAAGGTCTGTATATTTGCTTTCAGCAAATATACAGCCTACACGAAGTAATAAAATTTGTTACACAAATTTTTATAAAAAAAGTTTCTTTATTTTTCTTTCTTCTTCATTTGCGTCTATTCGCGGTTAGTATTCTTTTTGTTTAATGATTTTATTGTATATAAACTTTTCTATTTTGCTTTATGCAAATTAGGATTCGCGGATAATCCTCTTCTCTGCCGTAAATCAAAATCTTTTCACTGACCTATTGACAATGAGCAAATAAAAAAATATAAGATTCTTTTGCTAACATTAAACCCGGAGAAAACATGAAAGACAAAGACGGCGTGACATTCAGGGAAAAATTCAGCTACGCTTTTGACAACGTCATGTCCAAAGGGCCTGCTGCTCTTATAGGATGGCTTGCAATCCTTTCGCTTCTCGTTGTGCTTATATTTTCTGTAATCGTTTTGCTGACCCACACTGCTCCCGAAAATGTAGGTTTCATAAAACTTATATGGATGAGCATGCTTAGAACACTTGACCCGGGAACAATGGGGGCAGATGAGGGAAACGTTCTCTTTCTCCTCTCCATGTTCGGCGTCACTCTCGGAGGTATTTTCATAATAAGCACTCTCATAGGTATTCTTACAACGGGACTTGAATCGAGACTCGATTCGATGAGAAAGGGCAGATCGAAAATTATCGAGTCCAATCACACCGTCATACTGGGTTGGTCTGAACAGGTCTTCACTATAATTAGAGAACTCGTTATTGCAAATGAAAATCAGAAAAAATCTTGCATAGCCATCCTTGCAGACAAAGACAAGGTGGAGATGGAGGACGAGATAAAGATAAAAACCGGAAGCAAGGGAAAAACAAAAGTCGTCTGCCGAACAGGAAACCCGGCCGATTTAGCCGACCTCGAACTTATGAGGCTCAAGACTTCAAAATCCATAATAGTCCTTTCTCCCGACTCGGAAAATCCTGATTCGGAAGTTATAAAAACCATTCTGGCGATTACAAACAACCCTCACAGAAGAGAAGAACCCTACCACGTGACCGCCCTGCTCAGAAATCCGGAAAACGTCGAAATAGCCAAAATGGTCGGAAAAGACGAAGTCGAGCTAGTCTTGTCAGGTGAATTAATCGCAAGAATGATGGCTCAGACCTGCCTGCAGTCCGGTCTGTCGATAGTTTATTACGAGCTTCTCGACTTCGGAGGCGACGAGATATATTTCAAGGACGAACCTTCACTATATGGAAAAAAATTCTCGGAAACACTTGCTCTTTATGAAGACTCGTCTGTCATAGGATTGTTCCCGAAAGGGGGAACGCCTCTTTTAAATCCTCCCATGGATACTGTTGTCGGGGAAGGCGACCAGATTATTGCCATATCCGAAGACGACGACACAGTCGTTCTGTCGGGCGTTGAAAAACACGAAATTTTCGAAAACGCCATAGTAGAAAAACACGAGGACGTAAAAAAGCCTCAAAGAATTCTGCTGATAGGGTGGAACTGGAGAGCGCCGATCATAGTCAGGGAATTGGATAATTATCTCGCATCCGGTTCTTTCATTCAGGTTGTATACGACATTGAAAACAACGGTGTTGAAGAAAGACTTTCCCAGCTTCAGCTGAAAAACGCGACTTACAAAATTTCAAGGAACAAGACAACGGACAGAAGAGTCCTCGAAAGCCTTGACATTCCTACTTATAACCATGTCATCCTGCTTTGTTATTCTGACCACCTCACCCCGCACGAAGCTGATTCTCAGACTCTGATAACCCTCCTGCACATAAGAGAAATTTCCGAAAACACAAAAAATTCTTTCTCGGTGGTCAGTGAAATGATTGACGTCAGGAACCGGAATCTGGCCGAAATAACCAAAGCCGACGACTTCATCATCAGCGACAACCTGATAAGTCTTCTGCTTTCGCAGATTTCAGAAAACAAATACCTTAGCGCTGTTTTCGAGGACCTTTTCGATCCCGAGGGCTCGGAGACCTATATCAAACCGGTGGAAAGATACGTCAAAACCGGAACTACCATAGATTTTTACACTGTTTTAAAATCCGCATCTCTCAAAAGCGAGGTCGCGATAGGATACAGACTGAAAAAATTCTGGAACGACCCGGAAAAAGCCTACGGAATAGTCGTCAATCCGGACAAATCAGAAAAAATCACTTTTTCAGAAGGCGACAAGATAATCGTAATGGCGGAGGATTGAAGACTATGCGACAATCTTCCTATTGCGTAAATAAAACCTCAAAACCAGTTCAGTTTGGCCGTTCCGATTATGTTTTCATCGTCTTTTATTACAACAAAAACAGTATTGCCGGGACATCCTGATAGATTGATTGATTCTTCGTAATCTCCGGCGTTGAAATAACCTTCCCGGATATTTTTGATTTTTCTTCCCGATGAATCAAAAAGGGAAATACAGTAGTGTCCGGAACTGTGTAATGTAAAAAATATCCTGAACTCCCCGCTGAATCTCACTGAAAGCAAACTACAGGAGTTTTTTCCACCAAAGACAACGTCTACCGGGAAACTAGATTCCTCAACATTGCTTCCGAAGAAAACAAAATCAATGCATAACGGTCCTCCATAAACTCCCATATCATTTACTGTAGTCCCCTTTGAAGGATACAACGCTTGACCTACGTTCAAAGAGTCTTCCAGATCGTTGAATTGCGATGAGGGGTTACCCGAATCGATGCAAGGCGATGAATTCGAAAGATGGCACAAAGAATCTTCAAAAAGAGGCGCTACATTGATATTTCCCGTTCCGGAATACCCTCCTTCTATGTCGCAGTAGGAAGCGTAAATGACTGCTCCATCAACCGGCGCTAAAGGCCCCCCGGTGGCCTGAGTATTGTCCCAGATTATATTATTCCTCACAAAG
Encoded proteins:
- a CDS encoding potassium transporter TrkA, whose amino-acid sequence is MKDKDGVTFREKFSYAFDNVMSKGPAALIGWLAILSLLVVLIFSVIVLLTHTAPENVGFIKLIWMSMLRTLDPGTMGADEGNVLFLLSMFGVTLGGIFIISTLIGILTTGLESRLDSMRKGRSKIIESNHTVILGWSEQVFTIIRELVIANENQKKSCIAILADKDKVEMEDEIKIKTGSKGKTKVVCRTGNPADLADLELMRLKTSKSIIVLSPDSENPDSEVIKTILAITNNPHRREEPYHVTALLRNPENVEIAKMVGKDEVELVLSGELIARMMAQTCLQSGLSIVYYELLDFGGDEIYFKDEPSLYGKKFSETLALYEDSSVIGLFPKGGTPLLNPPMDTVVGEGDQIIAISEDDDTVVLSGVEKHEIFENAIVEKHEDVKKPQRILLIGWNWRAPIIVRELDNYLASGSFIQVVYDIENNGVEERLSQLQLKNATYKISRNKTTDRRVLESLDIPTYNHVILLCYSDHLTPHEADSQTLITLLHIREISENTKNSFSVVSEMIDVRNRNLAEITKADDFIISDNLISLLLSQISENKYLSAVFEDLFDPEGSETYIKPVERYVKTGTTIDFYTVLKSASLKSEVAIGYRLKKFWNDPEKAYGIVVNPDKSEKITFSEGDKIIVMAED